Proteins co-encoded in one Deltaproteobacteria bacterium genomic window:
- a CDS encoding CesD/SycD/LcrH family type III secretion system chaperone yields the protein MTTTQSPAAEAPLNDSEIQAIIKAMQNGASISDVANMKPEVLEGLYSLGYNLYTSGNFTDAQTIFQALCLYKHSEVRFWMGLAGCRQANGNLQGAVDAYSMAGVAGGLSDPSPFLYAANCYIKLGDKENAIGALQGLLTLGEKENAAHVQCRSTASELLKMLEGKA from the coding sequence ATGACCACCACCCAGTCTCCCGCAGCCGAGGCACCCTTAAACGACAGCGAAATTCAGGCCATCATCAAGGCCATGCAAAACGGCGCCAGCATCAGCGACGTCGCCAACATGAAACCCGAAGTTCTCGAGGGGCTCTATTCCCTGGGCTACAATCTCTACACCTCGGGCAATTTCACCGACGCGCAGACCATTTTCCAGGCCCTGTGCCTGTACAAACACTCGGAAGTCCGCTTCTGGATGGGACTGGCCGGCTGCCGCCAGGCCAATGGCAACCTCCAGGGCGCCGTGGACGCGTATTCCATGGCCGGCGTGGCCGGCGGTCTGTCGGATCCGTCCCCCTTCCTTTACGCCGCCAACTGCTACATCAAACTTGGCGACAAGGAGAACGCCATCGGCGCGTTGCAAGGACTGCTCACCCTGGGCGAAAAGGAAAACGCGGCCCATGTCCAATGCCGGAGCACGGCCTCCGAACTTCTGAAAATGCTGGAAGGCAAAGCGTGA
- a CDS encoding type III secretion system protein, whose protein sequence is MGNELTISRFQTGNIDAATALRQLTEGQPTGLGSTLPPAAGDITLNQALEKLGLPVLSTPVGGMSLDSLMNAIGNEVRRQACKDGVNSLELKAAQQKEVNDKQLEQLAKQLEEMKKKAVLNGFLKAFKIIGMIVGAIASVATIAAGVLTGNPLLVVAGCIGMAMTIDSVLSMATDGKVCMMAGFEKLGKAMGMSDETAKWFAFGMQMAVMVAAIGVSIGAGLASTSASAANITSQAAQKAFDVTVLAQKVLNFTSAGLNVAQGGTTIASAVVDYKVAQTKITAKELEAILERIKEAIEMDRKLVENEMERANDLMAKVTEIVKGCAETQTAILTTTPAMA, encoded by the coding sequence ATGGGCAATGAACTGACCATCAGCCGCTTTCAAACCGGCAACATCGATGCCGCCACGGCTCTGCGACAACTGACCGAAGGACAGCCGACGGGGCTGGGGTCCACCCTTCCGCCCGCCGCTGGCGATATAACACTCAACCAAGCCCTGGAAAAACTCGGACTGCCCGTTTTGTCCACCCCAGTCGGCGGCATGTCCCTGGATTCGCTGATGAACGCCATCGGCAACGAAGTCCGGCGTCAAGCCTGCAAGGACGGGGTCAACAGCCTCGAACTCAAGGCTGCGCAACAAAAGGAAGTCAACGACAAACAGCTGGAGCAACTGGCCAAGCAATTGGAGGAAATGAAAAAGAAGGCCGTGTTGAACGGTTTTCTGAAGGCTTTCAAAATCATCGGCATGATCGTCGGCGCCATTGCCTCGGTGGCGACCATCGCCGCCGGCGTGTTGACCGGAAACCCCCTGCTCGTCGTGGCCGGGTGCATCGGCATGGCCATGACCATCGACAGCGTTCTGTCCATGGCCACGGACGGCAAGGTGTGCATGATGGCGGGCTTTGAAAAACTCGGCAAGGCCATGGGCATGAGCGACGAAACCGCCAAATGGTTTGCCTTCGGCATGCAGATGGCCGTCATGGTCGCGGCTATCGGCGTAAGCATTGGCGCGGGCCTGGCCAGCACGTCGGCCAGCGCGGCCAACATCACCTCCCAGGCGGCCCAAAAGGCATTTGATGTAACTGTGTTGGCGCAGAAAGTTCTGAATTTCACCTCGGCCGGGCTGAACGTGGCCCAGGGAGGCACGACCATTGCCAGCGCGGTCGTGGACTATAAGGTGGCCCAAACAAAAATCACCGCCAAGGAGCTTGAGGCCATTCTCGAACGGATCAAGGAAGCCATCGAGATGGACAGAAAGCTTGTGGAAAATGAAATGGAGCGGGCCAACGACCTCATGGCCAAGGTCACGGAAATCGTGAAGGGCTGCGCGGAAACCCAGACCGCAATTTTAACGACCACGCCGGCCATGGCCTAG
- a CDS encoding type III secretion system protein, with amino-acid sequence MSFTNVNQINGFNATQYNQLLEAAKSEYVSKEQIDQALLAAVNAGKTFSQALSSISAALPTLPPPMGTGALWDNGLAGLPSFCANYLALVGDLAADQRRQSAEQRALQTNIIVDTIEAQAEEMRDKAVFQLCMGIASGLLSIAQGLMSYSMMSSGTAENAKITDTAARGHADMLLNTKVQSFNSAAGGTVGTVGSISQAVSGMYDAEIKLMDADIERARAQTDALKSLEESLRELIQKMLSTMDSIQQSTNQTRTRILG; translated from the coding sequence ATGTCTTTCACGAATGTCAATCAAATCAATGGATTTAATGCCACCCAGTACAACCAGCTCCTGGAGGCTGCCAAATCGGAATATGTTTCCAAGGAACAGATCGATCAAGCCCTGCTGGCGGCGGTCAATGCCGGAAAAACTTTTTCCCAGGCATTAAGTTCGATCTCGGCCGCCCTGCCGACCCTGCCCCCGCCCATGGGCACAGGAGCCCTGTGGGACAACGGCCTGGCTGGACTCCCGTCTTTTTGCGCCAATTATCTGGCACTGGTCGGCGACCTGGCCGCCGACCAGCGCCGCCAAAGCGCAGAGCAGCGTGCCTTGCAGACCAACATTATTGTCGACACAATCGAGGCCCAGGCCGAGGAAATGCGCGACAAAGCGGTTTTCCAGCTGTGCATGGGCATCGCTTCGGGTTTGCTGAGCATCGCCCAAGGCCTCATGTCGTACAGCATGATGTCCAGCGGAACGGCTGAAAACGCAAAAATCACGGATACAGCAGCCCGCGGTCATGCCGACATGCTGCTTAACACCAAAGTCCAAAGCTTCAACTCCGCCGCGGGAGGTACCGTCGGCACCGTCGGCTCCATCAGCCAGGCCGTGAGCGGCATGTATGACGCCGAAATCAAACTCATGGACGCCGATATCGAACGAGCCAGAGCCCAGACCGACGCCCTCAAAAGCCTCGAGGAGAGCCTCCGTGAACTGATCCAAAAAATGCTCTCCACCATGGATTCCATCCAGCAAAGCACCAATCAAACCAGAACCAGGATTCTCGGCTGA